The genomic interval GCAACCGCCGTCTGGAAGATCGCTGGCGGACTTCAACAAAGCAAAATACTCTTCAAGGTGCAAACACACTACCGGGTATTGCAACGACCATTGTAGAAGAACAAATAGAAGCAAAAACAGCAGCCGATTATATTGCCACATTACCAAGAGAAAGAACTCAAATAGATAGCTTGATTAAGGAAAGGAACGTCGCCTATTTCCAACTAGGTCTTATTTATAAGGAAAAATTTAAAGAATTTCCACTAGCAATAGAGCGATTAGAAAAGTTGATCACTTTTGAACCTGACGAAAAGCTAATACTTCCTGCAAAATATAATTTGTATCAACTCTATGGTAACACAGACGCTTTCGCGAAAGAGGACTCCCTAAAAAATGATATCTTAACTACCTACCCAAACTCTAGATATGCACAACGCATTAATAATCCAAATACAGTATTTGCTGCAGATGTTGATGCACCAGAAGAAGTGTACAAACGTTTATATGATCGTTTTAAAGCCGAAGAGTTTGAAACATTATTGACTGTATTAGATACCAGAATCGAGCAATTTTATGGGGACCCTTACCTTCCTAAATTTGAATTACTAAAAGCTACTGCTCTAGGAAGATATAAAGGGTATGAAGCTTACAAAACAGCACTTAATTTTGTAGCTTTAACCTATCCTAGAACGGAAGAGGGTAAGAAAGCACAAAGTTTGCTACAGAAAGTTTTGCCTAACATGGCTTTTTCAAGTTTTGATGATGAGGCACTTTCTGTAAGTTATAAAGTGCTTTTTCCATTTGAAAACAAAGATTTAGTTGCAGCGCAAGAGTTTAATAAAAAGCTGCAAGAAGCTCTAGAAAAAGTAAAGTATGATAACTTTACGATATCTTTAGATTCGTATAGTCCTGAGCAATCTTTTGTTGTTGTGCATTATCTTAGTTCAAGGTCACAGGCAGAAGGACTTGTGGAGTTACTGGCAAATAATGATGAGATTAAACTCTCTAGGGATAATATTATTATTGCGAGTGAAAATTATAAAATTGTACAGCTTCATAAGAATGTAGAGGATTATCAAGAAAAAATAACTAATTAAAATAACCGCACCATGTTTTCAGATAATAAAAAAGGAAAAGAACCAGACCTTAGTAATCAACAAAATAGATTAAGCCAAGGAACTAAACTTGTAGGGGATATTACTTCAGAAGGAGGTTTTCGTATTGATGGTGAGGTAGAAGGAAATATCACATCGCCTAATAAAATCGTTATAGGAAAAACAGGTGTAGTAACTGGAACACTTGTTTGTAATGATGCAGATATAGAAGGAAGGGTAGAAGGTAAGATAGAAATTAAAAACCTATTATCAATAAAGTCTACTGCACAAATTGAGGGAGAAGTTATTACTGGAAAACTAGCTGTTGAGCCTAGCGCAACTTTTAATGCTTCCTGCGTAATGAAGGGTAGTGTAAAACCGCTTTCTAAAGATGGAAAAGGAAAAAAAGAACGTAGCGCTTAAAAATTGGGCACGATTCTCCACTATTGCTTTACAGATGGGGGTTACAATATATTTAGGAAGTCTTTTAGGAAAATGGTTGTCTGTAAAATTTGATGTAAGTTGGTTGGACAAAGTTGTAACTCTACTATCGGTTTTTGTAGCTATCTACTTAGTCATAAGGTCTGTTATATCGCTTAATAAATAAACCTTGATTAAAAATATACTTCTTTACATTGTTGCCATAGCAATACTTTTTTTTCTATCGTATTTCTCACACATGGCATTTTTGGATAAAGCTCAAAATAATACCATTTTTGATTTAAAATCTATTTACCTTTTTCATTCTGTAGGTTCCTTAATAATTGTAATTGCTGCAGAAATTTTGTTTACAACATCTCAGTCACTTAAAGAGCAGCTGGGATTTATCTATTTAGGAACTACAGCTTTTAAAGTGCTATTATTTTTTATATTTTTCTCTAATATTCTTTTTCTAAGCCATTCTGTATCAAAAAGCGAGAAGTTATCACTTATGATTCCACTTGCGATATTTATGAGCTTTGAAGTTATTATGGTTGTTAAAATTTTAAATCGAAGTGTTAAAAGTTGAAATTATAGAATAATTATAATTTTTTATAAGTTTTTACGTACTTTTGCGCCGAATTTCAGGCCATGTTTTTATTGAAAATACACTAATGAAGGTAGCATTAAAATCAATTACGTTTCTAACTCTATTTGTAGTTCTTTCTATTCCGTTGAGCAGCTTTGCTAAAACTGGACCTACGATTGTTGAGGTTGAAGAGACAGCTAGTGAAGGTACTAAAGGAGATCCTGTTAATACAAGCTCAGAGGTTAAAGAATATATACAGCATCACCTCAGAGATTCTCACGACTTTCATTTATTCTCTTATTTTTCTGATAATGGTGAAGAGCACCATGTAGGCTTTCCACTTCCTGTAATGTTATGGGGTGAAAATGGTTTTACCGCTTTTATGTCATCAAGATTTCATCATGACGACAATGGTCAAGTAGTGGTTGAAGAAAATGGAGGTAACTTCGTAAAACTTCATGGGAAAATATACGAGCTTAATGCAGGTGAAACCGCTGTTCAATTTGACGAAGATCACCATGCGATTAATGCATCAAAACCATTTGACTTATCTATAACTAAAAGTGTCTTAGGTATTCTTGTCATAGGTTTACTCATGTTATTGTGGTTTTCAGGTCTTGCAAGACAATATAAAAACAAGCAAGTACCAACAGGTTTTGGACGTGTTTTAGAGCCACTAGTTATCTATGTAAGAGATGAGATTGCAAAACCAAACATCGGTGATCAATACAGAAAGTTTACAGGATACCTTCTTACAGTGTTCTTTTTCATTTGGATTCTTAACCTTGTAGGTTTAATGCCTTTTGGTTTTAATGTTACTGGGCAAATTGCAGTAACTGCCGCTTTAGCGGTTATCACACTAGTTATTTACGTAGTTAGTGGTAACAAGCATTTTTGGGGCCATATGCTATGGATGCCAGGTATTCCTTATGTTTTTAGACCATTTTTAGGGATTATAGAACTTGTAGGAACTTTAATCATTAAACCATTTTCACTGCTTGTGCGTTTATTTGCAAATATCACAGCAGGGCACACGGTTGTGATGAGCCTTATTGCAGTAGGTATCTTATTACAAGATTCACTAACAGCTGCTGGTTCAACTATCGTATCATTACTATTATCAGGATTTATTATGCTTATTGAATTGCTAGTAGCATTTCTTCAGGCTTATATTTTTACAACATTATCTGCATTGTTCATTGGTATGGCGGTAGCAGATGATCATCATGATGAAGAGCTTCATGATGCAACGGGTGAAGAGATTGAGGATACAGAAGTTATCCGAAAAAACTTTACTTAATTAATTGCGTATTTTATTTGTTTAATTTTTTATATACACTATTATGTCTTTAGCATTAGTACAAGAAGTAGCACCAATGTTCCCAAATTTAGTAGGAGCAGGTCTAGTAGTAATTGGAGGTGGTATCGGTCTTGGTAAGATTGGTGGAGCTGCAATGGAAGGAATTGCTCGTCAGCCTGAGGCTGCTGGTAAAATCCAGACTGCGATGATTATTGTTGCTGCACTTTTAGAAGGACTTGCATTTGGTGCTCTTATTTTAGGAGCTTAATCCAAATCAAACTCAAAACGCAACCTCCTGTAACGGTTGGTTACAGGAGCTGCGTTTATTAATTAAACAAAGAATTACAAGAAACACTTTTTGATGGAACAATTATTAGAAAATTTTTCACTTGACCTGTTTGTAAAGCAAACCATTCTTTTCTTATTGCTTATTTTCCTTATGGTAAAATTCGCTTGGAAACCTATTATGAATGCTCTCAATGAGCGTGAAGAGGGGATTCAAGGAGCACTAGATGCAGCAGAAAATGCAAAACTAGAAATGCAAAATCTGCAGGCAGATAACGAGAAGCTTTTAAAAGAAGCTAGAGCAGAGCGTGAGCTCATGCTTAAAGAAGCTCGCGAGATGAAAGCTAAAATGATTGATGACGCAAAATTAGAGGCAACTCAAGCTGCAGATCAAATGATCTTACAAGCACAAGCTGCTATAGAAGCAGAACGTAAAAGTGCTATCGCAGATTTAAAAGGTCAAGTAGCGGCTCTTTCTGTAGAGATTGCAGAAAAAGTGGTGAAGAGTGAACTGTCAAATAAAGAGAAGCAGCTAGAGCTCGTAGATGAGATGCTAGGTCAAGCAACGTTGAACTAAGGTAATATTACGCTTTCGCGAAAGCGAACAAAGCAATACACTATGAGTAGAGCAGCAATACGATATGCAAAAGCAGTACTAGATCTTGCAAAAGATAACGGAACGGTTGATGTAGTTTTAAATGATATGAAGTCTGTGATGGCCACTCTTGAAGGTAGTAAAGAGTTACGTAACGCTATTAATAGCCCTGTCATTAAAGCTGATAATAAACGTGACGTATTGCGTGAAGTTTTTGCAAAACAATCTAATGAGACACTTGGTCTTATCGATGTGTTAGTAGATAATAGTAGAGCAGGATTGTTAGGCGCAGTTGCTTCTAGTTATATTTCAGAATATAATAAGATACATAAAATTGAGGCAGCTACAGTTACGACTGCAGTACCACTCACACCTGAACTTGAGACAAAAGTACTGGCAAAAGTAACAGAACTTACAGGTAGTACAAATGTTACCCTTACAAATGAAATCGATGAGAGCATCATTGGAGGGTTTATATTGAGAGTAGGGGATACACAGTATAATGCTAGTATCGCTAGCCAATTAGGCAGATTAAAAAGAGAATTTTCGAATAGTTTATAATTCAATTATACGTTTTCGCGAAAGCGTAAACCTAATATTAGATAGTAATGGCAGAAGTTAAACCAGCAGAAG from Dokdonia sp. Hel_I_53 carries:
- a CDS encoding F0F1 ATP synthase subunit B; its protein translation is MEQLLENFSLDLFVKQTILFLLLIFLMVKFAWKPIMNALNEREEGIQGALDAAENAKLEMQNLQADNEKLLKEARAERELMLKEAREMKAKMIDDAKLEATQAADQMILQAQAAIEAERKSAIADLKGQVAALSVEIAEKVVKSELSNKEKQLELVDEMLGQATLN
- the atpH gene encoding ATP synthase F1 subunit delta; the protein is MSRAAIRYAKAVLDLAKDNGTVDVVLNDMKSVMATLEGSKELRNAINSPVIKADNKRDVLREVFAKQSNETLGLIDVLVDNSRAGLLGAVASSYISEYNKIHKIEAATVTTAVPLTPELETKVLAKVTELTGSTNVTLTNEIDESIIGGFILRVGDTQYNASIASQLGRLKREFSNSL
- a CDS encoding DUF6168 family protein, with amino-acid sequence MIKNILLYIVAIAILFFLSYFSHMAFLDKAQNNTIFDLKSIYLFHSVGSLIIVIAAEILFTTSQSLKEQLGFIYLGTTAFKVLLFFIFFSNILFLSHSVSKSEKLSLMIPLAIFMSFEVIMVVKILNRSVKS
- a CDS encoding AtpZ/AtpI family protein; amino-acid sequence: MEKEKKNVALKNWARFSTIALQMGVTIYLGSLLGKWLSVKFDVSWLDKVVTLLSVFVAIYLVIRSVISLNK
- the atpB gene encoding F0F1 ATP synthase subunit A, giving the protein MKVALKSITFLTLFVVLSIPLSSFAKTGPTIVEVEETASEGTKGDPVNTSSEVKEYIQHHLRDSHDFHLFSYFSDNGEEHHVGFPLPVMLWGENGFTAFMSSRFHHDDNGQVVVEENGGNFVKLHGKIYELNAGETAVQFDEDHHAINASKPFDLSITKSVLGILVIGLLMLLWFSGLARQYKNKQVPTGFGRVLEPLVIYVRDEIAKPNIGDQYRKFTGYLLTVFFFIWILNLVGLMPFGFNVTGQIAVTAALAVITLVIYVVSGNKHFWGHMLWMPGIPYVFRPFLGIIELVGTLIIKPFSLLVRLFANITAGHTVVMSLIAVGILLQDSLTAAGSTIVSLLLSGFIMLIELLVAFLQAYIFTTLSALFIGMAVADDHHDEELHDATGEEIEDTEVIRKNFT
- a CDS encoding polymer-forming cytoskeletal protein, with amino-acid sequence MFSDNKKGKEPDLSNQQNRLSQGTKLVGDITSEGGFRIDGEVEGNITSPNKIVIGKTGVVTGTLVCNDADIEGRVEGKIEIKNLLSIKSTAQIEGEVITGKLAVEPSATFNASCVMKGSVKPLSKDGKGKKERSA
- the atpE gene encoding ATP synthase F0 subunit C encodes the protein MSLALVQEVAPMFPNLVGAGLVVIGGGIGLGKIGGAAMEGIARQPEAAGKIQTAMIIVAALLEGLAFGALILGA